ACATCTCTTTTCATTGTTCAATCCTGAGATTGTAGTGACTTCCCCTGCTATTCCTCCTTTGCTCTGAGTGATCTGCTTAACTCATCTTCCTCTAAGTTCTTTCAACATACTCCCCCTTTGTCCTTCTCTCTGGCTATGTTGATAGTTCAAAAAGAATAGAACTGAACAAGTCCCTTTTTACCCTGAAGTCAGTAACTAATGTAGAAAAGATAGAAGATGAAGGGAggtaaggaaagagagagacaggaagaggaggaggaggaagagagagagacggggggggggagggagagagagagagagagagagagagagagagagagagagagagagaatagttatACACTCATGCCAAGCAATGAAGGAATATGGAAAGTGTTTAATTTGACCAATCACAAAGTGAGCTCAGAGATCAGTGatcaagaaatatattttaacagctttattgaatatttttatataataaaattcatTCATTTCCAGTATGCCTGTCAGCAGTTTTTAATAAATTTACTGAGAATTGCAACTATCATCATAACAGTTTTTCTTCTAAACAAGATCACATATGACTGCTAACATTAGTTGTTTCTCTTGTACTCAGTACCAAGAGACCACTAATTTACATTCTGTCACTATTTGCTTACATTCTGTAAACATTTACTATGACTGCAACTATACAAGATGTGCTTTCAGGTACCTGGATTCGACAACTTAGTATGATTTGAGCTTGAACTCTGACATATCAAGTATCATAACttcaattattttaattgtttaatatCTTATGTTTTATTACAACTGGTTTATTCATCAATCAGTTGATGACAATGGGTTGCAACTGTAAACAACTGATTATTATAAACACTGTTTTAAAGAGTATAAATGTTCATGTTTTTAATTATCTTCATCATATATTGATGAGTAGAATTATTGAACCATATGTCAACTGAAGCTTTAAATTTTATAAGAACTGCCAGACTGTTTCAAAAAGGTCATGCCATTTTACAATCCCACCGACACtgtatgaattttctttttttttcacatccTCGTCAGTATGTATGTCTATTACGATTAGCCAACATTTGAGATAGGAAGAAATTTAATTTGCCtggttttaaataaaattatagtagTGAAGAACATTTCAaatcaaatgttgtcccttgAATCTAATAACACCATAAACAAAAATACAGATCAAACAATGGCAAAGCAATGTTCTTAAGAGGCAATCCTACAGATTCTCtagtttgtatatgtatgtgtgtatgtgtgcaggcatgcatgcatgtgtgcatctatTCTTAAAATAGTATGGTCAAATGGAAATGTGCACATATAAATTACAAGAGATTGGTTCATACctttaaacatatgcacacagtCTGAAGACTTTACAACCCTCCTTAAGAATTGTAAATTTAGGCCTGGGAGTGGAAGcacaacacctttaatcccagcacttgggagtcagagtcagacagatctctgtgagtttgcagccagcatggtctacaaatcGAGACCAGGACACCTAAGGCTgtatcacacagagaaaccttgtctcaaaacaaaacaaaacaacagaaaaagaaaaggattatACATTCAGAATACAAAAATGTCTGGTGGGTCTGTAACCAGACAAGATACTAAATGTCATAAACAATTGAAAGCAGGAGAATGTAGACTATAACTCAGATCTCCTGGGTGACTAGTCGGAATTGCCATAGCCCTGGTGCTACACCCAATGATTAGAAACACATTTCTTTCTGTACTGACTAAGCAGACATACAAAACAACTGAATGAGTCACACCAGTTCTCTGAAAGCAGAGGAATAAACAAAGCATCTGGATGTACTTCTGTTTATTGATTAATATGAATTGTTTGCAGATTATCATAAACCAAACACAACTTGTCAGGATCCACTCATGCATATGGCTCAAAATTTAACAAAATCTCTATAAATAGCTCATTTTAAggaaaacaataattaaaacCTGCCTCCATTAAACAAAAAACATCAAAGACCTTGGCAATAAATTGAATGAGGGGAATGAGGGTGACATCTCAGTGTGCCAGGACTATGTGTTGGTAAAAGTGGTGTAGTGTTGACATTTTTACTTAATCTAATATTAACGACCTTAGGGAAGAAAGTTGATCTCTCATACTACATACCACCTTTCAAAATTCCAGTGACATTTTTAAGTGGAGGAAAAAGTGAACCCTGAAGCCTGACTCACCTCCACTAAATACCTACCTCTCCCttgtaaacaaaatattttctgttgCTAGTTCAAATATGTAAAACACAACTACTGTCCAGGCTCAGAgttatgttatatatatttctCAAGATATCTTCAAATAGAAGACACATAAAAGCATAGTACCCAAAGTGATTCCACTTTAAAAGGACACTACTTGAGCAAATATGCAAATGTAAAGTAAGCCAAGGCCACATACCaattacaaagaaaaaagaaaaccagtctTCACTTTGATTATTCCCAAGATGCCatagaaagcaaagcaaagcaaaagttCACCTTCCTTGAATTACCAACTCAAACTGGTcaattcaagaaaactggaagcAAAGCCATTCTCAGTATGAATGTAGAATGACCTTGCTATGTATAGGCACAGTGAAGCAGGGTGCCTAGGTCATTTAATCACTTTGTTTTTGCTGTCGTATCATCACAGTCCTTTTCACTGAGAAGCGGTGGTGTACTGGAGTTTGAAGCAGTGCCAGGCACACGGTGACCTTTCTGCAGCTGGAACCTACTTAAGCTGAATCCACCTCAGATTGGGTGCTAGTTCTTCTCCACCCAAGTATAGATATGACTAATTAAAGTTGGTGAGATAAGCATAAACTGTCCCAGAAAAAAGTACAGAGAGCCCAAAGACCAAGGTCTAAACCTTGGCTCACACATATTTGCTAATGCTTGCATGAGACCAGGTTGCCTGGTACAGACTTGTGATTCAATTGCTTCTAATCCCCTGCCAAGTACAATGGGACCTTTTAGCattttgtaattttgtgcttttaatacTTATCAGTGGTTTGACCTTAAGGCCCTTAATCAGTGTTTGTGGATGAGCCGTTATTAAAGATACACTTAACAGAATCTTGTGGAGAATACTCTCTGTTAAGGATAAGTCCCCGTGATGAAGTCCACATTTTACATAACCCACCAATCACTTATAGGATAGAAACTGGCTGAGAAGCTTCATAAAGACTTGGagataaaaaagaataatagaatCTCTAAGgagattcctgttttctttgctcTTGAGATGTACAGGTAAGAGCTAAAGgcaaaatgaattttcaaaaagAACCAAATGGACAATAAAGTATGCATCGAACCGACATGTCAAAGAAATACCCATACCTTGGGGGACCCTTCACATCCTCACTTAGCTAACTTGAAAAATGCTGTGGGTAACTTTGAAGGCGTGGTGCACGGTTGCTTGGGGAGCCCAGACATAGGAAAGGAAAAATTGGCTCAAAAATGTACTGTAGGGTCCTGAAAGATCAAACTTTTGTCTGGCTTTCTGCTGGGGGTAGAGAAAAAGAACGTCAAATATTAGATAAGGCCCGGGAGACCCATATTAAAATTGTTTATGTGTTACACTACAACTCAGAACCACTGCTCTTCGAACATCCATCAGACCTTCCAGCAAACTCACAGAGTGCTATGAGTCTAGGGAatcaagaaacaaacagaaaattattATAAGCAGTGTTTAAGAGCTAAAGGCAAGAAAAACCTTTTAATATAAGATGACCTCGTGTGATATTTTCCAATGGAAAACTCCACGACAGCCTCAGTAGCACTTAGCCAATTATGGAATCTGGTACATTTCTTGGTGgtggaaatgttttattttcttctttacttcctttcttttcccccctCATCCACCCATCTCTTTATTTTGCAATGCTAGGATGGATATAATACCTTGATCATGCTAAATGCAAGTACTCCAACACTATCTAAATCCCTATCCCTTGTGTTTCTGAGAGTCTTACAATGCAAGGGCAGTTTGCTTCCAAATTCCATTACTTCTGCTTCTGCTACCTTGATATGAGAAGAATACATGCCCTGCGCTTCTACCTTTTAAGAGTCGGCAGTGTCAAATGAGGAAAAATGACTAAAACCATTCAAGCCTTTCTATGCACTCCTACTGCACTGAGCAACCCCTGCACTACCTATATCAAAGTTTGTGCACTGAGTCATGGAGAGGACATCTATAATGTGAATAATGCAAAGTGCAGCACGGACAGCTTTAGTGCATCTTTACATCTTTGACCCACAATAACTGTGTGTGTCttcaatttgttttttaataagcTAAATCACACCAGCATTCAGGATAGTATATATAACTCCCAAGATCCAGTTGCTTTACTCATTTAAGGACTTTTTCCCATTGAAACCTGAACCACGATGAGGGACTAGGCATCAATCCTAGTGGCTCACTTTGAACATGCAGGCATAAGTAAAGCCAATACGGGATAGTCACATCTAAGTCCTTAGGATCACATCTGACATgttccacaaaaagaaaaaaaaggaagaaaaaggtttCAATTCATGCTGAGAAGCATGTAAAACTGGAGGTTTAGGCTTAAGAGAAATAGAAAGACTATTCTCTAAGCCAAGAAAGCACCAAATGGTCCCCGCAGTTCCACAGGGCACTACTCCTGCACCTGAGAAACTTCACAGTCAGCACCTGACTATGAAGGGGGAAAAGGTAAGAATATTgtagtaataaaaatgaaaagaagttaAGGAAACAACAATCTAAAAAAAATCTAGGAGACACTAATTTGTATCCCCACTAGAGAGTATTGATAGCCTGTCTCTGAGAATGAAAGGTCTAAGAAATATACTGGCTGGACAGTGTCATAGCTGTAGAAGTCTAGGATATGATTTGTAAAACCCAGGCTTCAGGCCTGTCCTTGATATCTTCCTCATTATCCCCTCAttctgtgtacatgtttgtgtgtgtgtgtgtgtgtgtgtgtgtgtgtgtgtgtgtgtgtgtgtgtgtgtgtgtataggggagGGAGCGAGTCAAAACAGAAGGCTAAAGGGGGaagtatttcatttttctcttcaagGTGGTAGGTAAATGCCAACATAGTTCTGTGTACTCCTTTTTGTAAATCAACTTGTTAAAAAATATAGGCAGGAAACATACAGGCAGGAGAACTCTACCTCACTCATTGTTATCCCCCTCATTTCTATAattaattaaagagaaagaacagacCCAGTAGTCCCATGGCTACGGAATCTGGATCCCCAGactagaataagaaaacaaaaagtgttCAAAGTCAGTCATTGGGGAATCAATCCTCTCGTAGTGTGGGGCTCTGTATACCCCATTTCGAGTGCTGGTTATTGCAGGACCTACATCCCAGGCTCCTGCTACTGTTGTTGAATAAAAGAGGAGCAGGAAAGCCCAGCAACAAGCACTGGCAAGCTTGTCAAGAGTGAAAGAGACCTAGAAAGAGAGCAGACAAGTTAGAATCCTACGATACAAACTCatcaccctcctcttccttttctctaaaGGTTAATGGATAGACCAGTAAAGATTAACATGTAATAGCAGAAATACCTCATCCAGCTACAGAGATGACAAATCTATAGTATTACAAActagtaagtttttaaaaaaaattggattaCGTTATAAGCAccatgattaaaaacaaacaaacaaacaaacaaaaaaccacacaaaaaagtGGTATTTTCCAGACAGATGTTGTCTTCAGttttctcagaaggcagaggaatcAGAATAAAACCAGAACCCATAAATGAGTATGAGATACAATTATTCTTTTTACAGTTGTGAGCTCCTGTTCACTGCAACATATGAAAAAGAACTGCAtagtttttaaatgaagaaatagaTTGAGAATCCTTAATCCAAAATTGAAAAATTCAAAGTCccaaaaattttcaaaaatttataACTATTTCAGGCTCTATATGTGTTCTTCTTTCCTCAAAGATATTtcaccatatatgtgtgtgtgtatatatatttttttgtgtgtgtgtatgtatacatatacacatgcacacatatatgttatGAGACATATAttgagatatatacatatatattcatattcagtGATGAAGTTGAACGAGTTCTATAATGGGACTGCTAATCCTGGGTTCTCGTTTATTTCTGAGATTGGGTTGTTCTGTGATTTTAAGCAAATCTCGTTTCATCTCTGTTGCTTGATTCCTGTTTCTTAAAATGAGGTTAACGTATTTCTTATTTGTCTACAACAGAGGGATGACATTATGAAGTTCAGAATCAAATGTAACCAATATAAAAGGGATTTCTAATTTGTGACTATGCAcgggtaaagaaaaaaaagggccTAACATGCAGACACTATAAAGGGCACTTGCATATGCTTTCAATCAATCCTCAAGAAAACGTATGAGTGGAAGGCTCTGTGTCTGAAAGAAGTAAAATGATTTGCACAAGTTCAGAAAGCTATTCAGGAATTGATATTTCTCAGAATATGGAGCTGCGTACCTTTACAGCGTTGTTCTACTTGTACACACAAAAGGAGAAACCTGAATATGATTAGTTGATAGTGGGATCTGAAATTGGCCTCATGTCATCCTGCCTGGTTTGCAGACAATTGTCCTAGAAGTCCAATGTAAACTTAGCTCAAAATTTAGTGCCCCAACTGTTGCCTCTCCAACCTGGTTTCCTGATGTTCTTCCATCCAAACCTTATGGAACAATAGAACCCGGTTTGGAAATTTCCTGAGGGTGGCCCACACCTTCTGGACCTTTAGCCCTATCTTTTCAGCTCACCTTGGTAGAGTTAAAGGCTGGGAACTTCAAAAGGTACATAGAGGTCcagcctgtctcctgagtgttcagCTGTGTTCTCTCTCAAGGTTTCAGCTCCAGGACAGGGGACAGAGCTGGAAAACTTTTGCAGGTCCAGCTCTGTACATTCAATGGGGGTATGGACCCACTGAGAATGGCTCTCTGAGGCGCAGGAAGCCATGGTGAAGGATTCCTGAGTGGGGAAGCCGCGAGTGGAGCTGCAGTCATCATCCAGGATGGAGTTAAGGGGCTTGATCTCAAAGATGCTCCCATTTGCTGGAAACTCAGGACTGGTCTCCTGGCCAGGTGGTGTGGTTAAAAGAGAATCCTCCTGCACTGCCTTTTCAGCCTCATATTGCAATGAACCTCCTGCAACTCAAAGCAGAAAGCCACTGAGTCATCCAAAGTCAGGGTCTCTTTTCAACAAGTTACCTTTTACTGAGCACAAAATAGGGAGCGGGTGAGAGGATGTAGGAGACAGAGTTTCTGTTCTCCTCCTGGAGAACCAGAGCACCTAAAAGTGAGCTAAAATGACACATTTCAAAAACGTATTTTCATTGGGGTATCACATTAAACTTTAAATGCTGGATTAGAGAAGACGAATGTGTTCAGATAGAGATAAATGCTTGGAAAAGAGATTGTAACACGTCCCATTCTTCCATGATCTATGGATTTTATGAAATATAGTAAAGGGACCAGACAGAATTAAGGTAGTACATGTCAAAATAGGAACATTATCTTGAATTATGCACATGGGTTCATACACCTCTTAAAGCTaaatcataatatttttattccatgcttaatgataaatattttaatttactttcattttttctagTTACTAGATGTATTCTTAGAAGATTTAGAAAGCAGAAATGACACTAGAGAGACGTGgcacaaaacaaaatcaatataCCATCCCTAGTTTTAGAATTAGAAGAGAGCTATGAGCCAAAGGAGATGATCgtcctctagagcagtggttctcagctttcctaatgccatgaccctttaatacagttcctcatgctgtggtgaccccaaccataacattacttTCATTGCTTTGTCATAGCTAATATTGCACTgctgaatcataatgtaaatacccatgttttctgatggtcctGCGTAatccctgtgaaaaggtcatttgacccccaaagtgatcgcaacctacaggttgagaaccactgctctagaagctGTAAATGACCTTCAGCAAGAAAATAGACCTTTAATCTTATAAATACACGAGGAAACAGACTCACATATAGTGTATGGAAAGAAACACAGTCCTGCTAAGTTTTTGATTCAGGCAGTGTGAAGACCCAGGGAAGCCTGCTAAATTTCTGAGCTATGGTAACTGAGATAAGCCATTAAATATGTGACAATTTGCTAAATCAGTGATAAGTAACACCTACATAAGTCTGATTCAATATGAGGTTACAACCTGAGTGTGTATTCATGATTTCTCCACTGTGGATATGGTTCTGCTGTTTGTTCAAATTATTTGTGAGTTAATAACAAAGTTTCATCCAAAATTAGAAAGTTCTGGATTCTTTGAAAATGTGGAAGGTTTTGCAGTGCTAACAATAAGGAAGAATTGAGTAATGGAGTTTTGATTAGATAGGAGATGGTCTTTCTAGTATGCCACAATCTTATTCATTTTTTCTGTATCTACATGATTTAATTCACACCAACATGACCTTCAATTACACAGCCCTAGCAAGTGTGTGTAAGTCAATGAGTACTGATAAATGGTTTTCTCATATGAAAATCAATGGGAAACTACCTGTCCTCATGCTCCCGGAAGGGTACTACAATTGTATCTTTAGTCTAGAGAGAGcttctcatttcttctttcccaAGGAAGGAATATGGAGACAGGCAGTTGCCAGATGTTTCATCACATTCACATTCTGGGACCCAAACATTTCATTACCCATGATCCAGGACCAGGCAAGAGTTCTTATTTCATACACCACCTTTGAAAGTCTGCATGGTTAATGAAACAGAGATACTGCAGTCCACCATTATCTTAAATGTCTGAGCTTTCAGTTTAGTCCTAAGGAAATTGAAGTAGAGTTGAAGAAGAGTCATTTAGAATCAGAAGGGGGAATACTACACCTCATGAAATTCTAGATTCATCTTTGCTTAAACAGAGTACACACAAATAAGCTATTGATAGGCTCTAGAATGAAACTAAGCAAGCTCCTCCATCTAAGGATCTTTTCAGCATTGAGTAAAGCTAAAATAAACAGTGTTGCTTCAGTCCCAGTATCCATTAAATTAAGGAATCCTGAGAGTCCTTGTATCTAGTAAACTCTATCCTTTCCTTTACTAACATAGATCTACTTGTTAGTCtgagttaggtttttttttctttgttttggtggtgtttgtctttattttgctttgttgttgttgctctacCTGCTTAGTTCACAGTTCTCTTAATTGCACGGACACTGCATTGGACACAGGTATTCTTGTCTGGAATTATAATGTCTTAGTCTTGATGATCTCACCTCTTTCATATTTGTCCCTTAGTGAACTGTACTTTCTGCCTTACATTATTGGTTGGTAGATGAAGTTGAAAACAAGTAAAAGTGTTGTCAAAACTTTAAACATGATCATATCTCTTTATTTTCTCTATATAGCCATTTCACATGACTTTGTCTGGATTTCCTTGGGCAGCAGCATTTTGGATAACAGAAAAGTATAAGAATTTTAAGTAAACACTATGCTTTCTGTTATCCTATTTTGGGAAATTACTATATTGACAGAATTTATTGTAAGCCTCATCAACTTTTATTCCTCATGTTTTAGGTATAGCTAAATCCTCTTCAACTCTGATGTTTCAGAAtctatttgtatatacatatatacacatatatttatatatatgtaatatgtgtaaatatatataaaataaacaatgtaTTTAATCTCATCCATAATTTTgaagattaaaaataagtaaacctAAGAATCTAGATAACTTGTGTTAGACGATGATTTAATAGTAATCTGGATGTTCAGTCTTAGTTTCCTTTACCAAGTGATTTCCCCTAAAGGGAAATGCTCCATGAACACTTAATACCCAATAAACTTGTCCATTCTACTTCTAGGTAGACTCTAGCCCTTTTGGCTTCCTATATTTTTTATAGCATCCCCGATAGTTCCCATAGGACAACAGAGCATCGTGGCTGGGATTGTCCAGTGTGGCAGGGAAGGCACTTTATTATGCAAtctcagaaaaatttcccttttaccaaaaacaaacaaacaaacaaacaaacaaacaaacaaatacacattttaaaaaggtgTCTTACTTCTGATTCATGTCAATAGACATACTTACCACACTGACAATGTCTGTTGAATATTTGCTTGCAATAAAGGAAGAAGAGTCCAAGGAAGGCCAGGGCAAAGACCACTAGCAGACTTCCTACCAGTGCGACAAGTGTGGCTTCCTTAGGaggaagagtgtgtgtgtctacctTCACTAAGCTCAGCTGGAAGGTACCTGTggaaccacaacaacaaaataatgggTAAGGCCGGTCAAAGTAGACAATTAACTGTCATTCTGACAAGGGCCCTAAAGTTCTGTAGGCCACATCTTTTCCTTTAGGCCATCTGTATCAGGCCTCCTATCTTCATATTTGAGAATaggtaaaattataataaaataaagcagagGTCATATGCTGCAGGCATGGTATATGTTAGCATCACTAACCAAAAAATTCCATATTGTGCTTCACTCATGCTCTGTTTGGTAGTATAACCTAAAAACAAAGATTACTCGATTAAAATGCTCATCAGTGAACACTGGATCAGTAAATCGTGATTTTTCTAAGACGTCATAAAAGACCTTTCATTGATTAATATAAATAACCCAGTGGAGCAAAACAAAGTGAAGAAAGGATAGCTTATGACCTTTATAGAAAATGTTGTAAAACACAAAGTAATAACAAATATTGTCTAACAATATGAATAGATGTGAAGTAATACAAACATTTAAATAGTAGCGGAAAATAAGGCAGAGAAATATGCCAATGAATTCACCACACTCTGTATACAGGTTTACAGTAAAGCTAACGACATCCACAAAGTCCCAATGCACTTTGAGTAAAAGCAATGCCTGTCACTTTCACACTGAGTCAGTTAAGAGCTGATACATCTTAACCACTTCTCTCTGTGATAAGGAACTGGACACTAAGTGGCCTAGCAATCATAGGACCATGATGGGAGAAGGCCTTTTCCTTATGAAAAGGAGCatgggatttattttttttaaccataggATAGCCTAGCAAAAAGCTtcttaaaatttaagaaaagtgTTTATTTCTGTGGAGGAAAGGACAGAAGACTCAGAAAGGATCTAAAGGGAAGTTTATTATGcttgttgtttaaaaaaatctgaaggaaatatACAAAATTGTGGGATTAATTATCCAGGAATCTCAGATAATATCAGATTTTACCTTTTATATTTATGTTCAATGTCTGTTTGATGTGTCATGACTGTTATGAAAACACCAATCATTTAAAGAGTATAGGAGAAGATAGACAACAATTTAGAGCATCCGGCAAATAAGTAAATGTCTCGTGACACAGGATAGATTCTAAGTTCTGTTTTCAGCTTCTAATGTGGTCTAGGATCTTAGAATTTCCATATGCTATGTATATTGACTCTGATAGCAATATTGACTCTAATAACAATCATGTgcagaaatgttatttttttaaatacactgtATCATTCATTAATCCCTAAAACCTTGCCAGGTAGCTCACAAAGTGTGAACACAAATGTTTCCTCATTAGATAGATTTCTTAAGACAAGGAAAAGGAGGTTTAATGATTCTGAATGCTGAGAAGTTGGGATTTTATCCTAGGCCACTACCTTTGTTTAATATGCGCCAAAGGAACAGGTGTCAAGGAGTATTTTCCTCCTACAAGAATCAAGAACTTTCTTGATTCCGTTGACAAACAGAAGtttgtgaaagaaaggagagaaaaaatggATACGCACACTGAACCTCAGAAGAAGGAGTCTGCTTTGTACACGGGATGCATTCTTGGTCCTGCAGGCCCCCAATGCGTGTCTTTCGGTAGAACCTGTGATCAGAGCAGAAAGGAATGGCAGAGTGCTGAGACAAGCAATTGACTTGTAACAGCCCTTCCTGAAATGCTAGAAAATGTCTATGAGTCTTTCCTTTATGGGAGTGCCTACCCTCGTGAGATCTCTGCCAAGTGTGATTCAGTCTCTATTTTTCCTGATTATTACATGATGCCAACTTCCTCATGATTGCACATgacatttactttaaattttaggCAGAATATCAGCATGATTAAAAAGCTTCTAGGTGCTCATCTGTATTTGAAAATTCCCACATACTTTGTATAGATAGATCTCGTTAGGAAGATATAGATTCCCTATTAATGAGGCCTAACTAGAGCAGAAAACTGGTCTTTAGAATCCTTTGACTAAGAGGTAGGATGATAAAGGGCATCAAAGAATG
The window above is part of the Rattus norvegicus strain BN/NHsdMcwi chromosome X, GRCr8, whole genome shotgun sequence genome. Proteins encoded here:
- the Eda2r gene encoding tumor necrosis factor receptor superfamily member 27 isoform X1, producing the protein MTPAEHWLQRIPPIVRTFFFFFMMDCQENEYRDQWGRCVTCQQCGPGQELSKDCGYGEGGDAYCIACPPRKYKSTWGHHRCQTCITCAVINRVQKANCTNTSNAICGDCLPRFYRKTRIGGLQDQECIPCTKQTPSSEVQCTFQLSLVKVDTHTLPPKEATLVALVGSLLVVFALAFLGLFFLYCKQIFNRHCQCVAGGSLQYEAEKAVQEDSLLTTPPGQETSPEFPANGSIFEIKPLNSILDDDCSSTRGFPTQESFTMASCASESHSQWVHTPIECTELDLQKFSSSVPCPGAETLRENTAEHSGDRLDLYVPFEVPSL
- the Eda2r gene encoding tumor necrosis factor receptor superfamily member 27 isoform X2, which encodes MTPAEHWLQRIPPIVRTFFFFFMMDCQENEYRDQWGRCVTCQQCGPGQELSKDCGYGEGGDAYCIACPPRKYKSTWGHHRCQTCITCAVINRVQKANCTNTSNAICGDCLPRFYRKTRIGGLQDQECIPCTKQTPSSEVQCTFQLSLVKVDTHTLPPKEATLVALVGSLLVVFALAFLGLFFLYCKQIFNRHCQCGGSLQYEAEKAVQEDSLLTTPPGQETSPEFPANGSIFEIKPLNSILDDDCSSTRGFPTQESFTMASCASESHSQWVHTPIECTELDLQKFSSSVPCPGAETLRENTAEHSGDRLDLYVPFEVPSL
- the Eda2r gene encoding tumor necrosis factor receptor superfamily member 27, encoding MMDCQENEYRDQWGRCVTCQQCGPGQELSKDCGYGEGGDAYCIACPPRKYKSTWGHHRCQTCITCAVINRVQKANCTNTSNAICGDCLPRFYRKTRIGGLQDQECIPCTKQTPSSEVQCTFQLSLVKVDTHTLPPKEATLVALVGSLLVVFALAFLGLFFLYCKQIFNRHCQCVAGGSLQYEAEKAVQEDSLLTTPPGQETSPEFPANGSIFEIKPLNSILDDDCSSTRGFPTQESFTMASCASESHSQWVHTPIECTELDLQKFSSSVPCPGAETLRENTAEHSGDRLDLYVPFEVPSL